A single region of the Acetivibrio cellulolyticus CD2 genome encodes:
- a CDS encoding VanW family protein, whose translation MAKPNKSYIVMLVLLSQTVLSVSIGMQALHASSKEHIIPDVYIDSLNVGNQTKSQAALMVKEHYDKLYCSSSLLIRYGKGKNYSIKFSDIDFSIDYDATVNEAYSINEHSKLATLIKGFFSFDRKMVYPVIKFNETKLEKKLKELGLLIDKAPVDAQMYLENGVVRKTSEEMGIKLNIANSMEKVKNELRSHLDSAIEFDAQNNFEITTVRPKLALDELKGVDCIISSYTTKIKSPELREAVKEGAKSINGCLILSAGVDSEKTHGFSFNQWLKKKDPSFEPKNQGYSQVASTLYAALLKTGIDVNCIDRKRYETPVDYIEPGLDVKISEEDGDFQFDNPFDFPIAVFSESDDENVTVYIVGSKSPDYSEKDIEVNIVQRFDPPVLRVVNYDLQPQEEKVISKGKQGIEVGVYRVLKENGKESRELIYTNKYDSEGAILQVGPKTKPDDQVDK comes from the coding sequence ATGGCAAAACCTAACAAAAGCTACATTGTAATGCTCGTTCTACTTTCCCAGACTGTATTGTCGGTTTCTATAGGTATGCAAGCCCTTCATGCGTCTTCAAAAGAACATATTATACCGGATGTGTACATAGATTCATTAAACGTAGGAAATCAGACAAAGAGCCAGGCAGCATTAATGGTAAAGGAGCATTATGATAAATTGTATTGCAGCTCAAGTTTATTGATAAGATATGGTAAAGGCAAGAATTACAGTATCAAGTTCTCGGATATAGATTTCTCAATAGATTATGATGCTACTGTAAACGAGGCATATTCCATAAATGAACACAGTAAGCTTGCAACGTTAATCAAAGGGTTCTTTTCGTTCGATAGAAAGATGGTGTACCCTGTAATAAAGTTTAACGAAACAAAGCTTGAAAAGAAGCTAAAAGAACTTGGATTACTTATAGACAAAGCTCCTGTGGATGCGCAAATGTATTTGGAAAATGGTGTAGTAAGGAAAACTTCTGAGGAGATGGGAATTAAACTGAATATAGCTAATTCTATGGAAAAGGTAAAAAATGAACTTAGGAGCCACCTTGATTCTGCTATTGAGTTTGACGCCCAAAACAATTTCGAAATCACCACTGTGAGGCCTAAATTGGCTTTAGATGAGCTTAAAGGTGTGGATTGTATTATTTCGAGTTATACCACAAAAATTAAGTCTCCAGAGCTAAGAGAAGCTGTCAAGGAAGGTGCAAAGTCAATTAACGGATGTCTGATATTGAGTGCTGGCGTTGACAGTGAAAAAACTCATGGGTTTTCGTTTAACCAATGGTTAAAGAAAAAGGACCCTTCTTTTGAACCAAAGAATCAAGGATATAGCCAAGTGGCATCAACTCTTTATGCTGCATTGCTCAAAACTGGTATTGATGTTAATTGTATTGACAGAAAGAGGTATGAAACACCAGTAGATTACATTGAACCTGGTCTTGATGTAAAAATATCTGAAGAAGACGGTGATTTCCAATTTGACAACCCATTTGATTTTCCAATTGCAGTTTTTTCTGAATCTGATGATGAAAATGTTACAGTATATATAGTAGGCAGCAAGAGTCCTGATTATTCAGAAAAGGATATAGAGGTAAATATAGTACAGAGATTTGATCCACCTGTTTTGAGAGTCGTAAATTATGATCTGCAACCTCAGGAAGAGAAGGTTATAAGTAAAGGAAAACAGGGAATCGAGGTTGGAGTATATAGGGTTTTAAAAGAGAATGGGAAGGAAAGCCGTGAGCTTATATATACAAATAAATATGATTCTGAAGGAGCAATATTACAAGTAGGTCCAAAAACCAAACCTGATGATCAGGTGGATAAGTAG
- a CDS encoding adaptor protein MecA, translated as MKIEKINDNKIKVTISLSDLQERNIDFEALNYNSPATQELFWDMMEQAEIQFGFNTSESQLAIEASPDDSDGFVIFISKLDEDSDFESIQKYIKNKFKKSDLRVKKKSQKVCSSIIIYSFEHFDHILSLCNRIKLMYTGESTLYKLKSTYYMVLTKNTFSVDSIKYFESLLNEYGSRVSNTSYYEGYLEEYADKIAEYNAVEVITSYF; from the coding sequence ATGAAAATAGAAAAAATTAATGATAATAAAATTAAAGTTACAATTTCATTAAGTGATTTGCAGGAAAGAAATATTGATTTTGAAGCTCTAAATTATAATTCTCCTGCAACTCAGGAATTATTTTGGGATATGATGGAACAAGCTGAAATTCAGTTCGGTTTTAATACCTCTGAGTCTCAATTGGCAATCGAAGCTTCTCCCGATGATAGTGATGGTTTTGTCATCTTTATCTCTAAGCTTGATGAAGATAGCGATTTTGAATCCATTCAAAAATATATAAAGAATAAATTTAAGAAGTCAGACCTAAGGGTAAAAAAGAAAAGTCAAAAAGTCTGTTCCTCTATAATAATTTATTCCTTCGAACATTTTGACCATATCCTGAGCTTATGTAACAGAATTAAATTGATGTATACAGGTGAGAGCACTTTGTATAAGCTTAAGAGCACCTATTATATGGTACTAACCAAGAATACCTTCTCGGTAGATAGCATTAAGTACTTTGAATCTTTGCTTAATGAATATGGCAGTAGGGTATCTAATACAAGCTACTACGAGGGTTACCTTGAAGAGTATGCCGATAAAATAGCAGAGTATAACGCCGTAGAAGTTATAACGTCTTACTTTTAG
- a CDS encoding Maf family protein, whose translation MMQIVLASQSPRRSELLKQLGLDFTIKTANIDESNSMGLKASELVQHLAFEKAQVIASSIAEDSSSNKEYIVIGADTVVVKDSIILGKPQDMKDAFNMLKSLQGRWHEVMTGIAVIDVQSSKYDTSVEITRVKMKELTDGMINAYIDSREPLDKAGAYGIQGLGAVLVDRIDGCYFNVVGLPISKLSDILRNYGIYVL comes from the coding sequence ATGATGCAAATAGTACTTGCATCCCAATCGCCTAGAAGGTCTGAGTTGCTCAAACAGTTAGGTTTGGATTTTACAATTAAAACAGCTAACATTGATGAGAGTAATTCTATGGGGCTTAAGGCATCAGAGCTTGTTCAGCATTTGGCATTTGAAAAGGCGCAGGTTATAGCCTCAAGTATAGCTGAAGATTCAAGCTCTAATAAAGAATATATAGTAATTGGAGCTGACACAGTTGTTGTTAAGGATAGCATTATTTTAGGCAAGCCACAGGATATGAAGGATGCTTTCAATATGCTTAAATCATTACAGGGAAGATGGCATGAAGTTATGACAGGAATAGCTGTTATTGATGTCCAAAGTTCTAAATATGATACAAGTGTAGAAATAACCCGTGTAAAGATGAAAGAGCTCACGGACGGGATGATTAACGCATATATTGACTCGAGAGAGCCTTTGGATAAAGCTGGAGCCTATGGAATACAGGGGCTGGGAGCTGTACTTGTTGACAGGATTGACGGCTGCTATTTTAATGTTGTAGGTTTGCCTATTTCAAAGTTGAGTGATATTTTAAGAAATTACGGAATATATGTTTTGTAA
- a CDS encoding rod shape-determining protein: MSLFSRDIGIDLGTANTLVHLKGKGIVVREPSVVAINKKSNDILAVGDAAKDMIGRTPGNIVAIRPMKDGVIADFDITQAMLKYFIKKAMSKGVIGKPRVVICVPSGVTEVEKRAVEEATISAGAKEAYLIEEPMAAAIGANLPVEEPSGSMVVDIGGGTSEVAVISLGGIVTSKSLRIAGDELDEAIVHYVKKEYNLMIGERTAEEIKMTIGAAYPKPKEESMEIRGRDLITGLPKNITITSSEVAEALKEPINSIVDSIKFTLEKTPPELAADIMDRGIMLTGGGALLSGLDRLIKGETGMPVSVAEKPLDCVVMGSGKVLEEIETLKKVLISPKKLR; this comes from the coding sequence ATGAGTTTATTTTCTAGAGATATTGGTATTGATTTAGGAACAGCTAATACATTAGTGCACTTAAAAGGAAAAGGTATTGTAGTCAGAGAGCCATCTGTCGTTGCAATAAATAAAAAATCGAACGATATACTTGCAGTAGGTGATGCTGCAAAGGATATGATTGGTAGAACACCTGGAAACATTGTTGCAATAAGGCCAATGAAAGATGGCGTTATTGCAGACTTTGATATTACTCAGGCTATGTTAAAGTATTTTATTAAGAAGGCTATGTCAAAAGGTGTAATTGGCAAACCCAGAGTAGTAATTTGTGTGCCTTCCGGAGTTACTGAGGTTGAAAAAAGAGCGGTAGAAGAAGCTACCATATCAGCTGGAGCCAAGGAGGCCTACCTTATAGAAGAACCTATGGCAGCTGCAATAGGTGCAAATTTGCCTGTTGAGGAACCATCGGGAAGTATGGTTGTTGATATTGGTGGTGGAACAAGTGAAGTTGCAGTTATTTCTCTTGGTGGTATAGTTACCAGCAAATCCTTGCGTATAGCGGGTGATGAGTTGGATGAAGCTATTGTACACTATGTTAAAAAAGAGTATAATTTGATGATAGGTGAGAGAACTGCTGAAGAGATAAAAATGACCATAGGGGCAGCTTATCCGAAGCCTAAAGAGGAGTCTATGGAAATAAGAGGAAGAGATCTTATAACTGGTCTTCCGAAGAATATAACCATAACCTCATCTGAGGTTGCTGAAGCTTTGAAAGAGCCTATAAATTCCATAGTTGATTCAATAAAGTTTACCCTTGAAAAGACTCCACCAGAGCTTGCAGCAGATATTATGGACAGAGGTATAATGCTTACAGGTGGTGGGGCTCTCTTAAGTGGACTTGACAGGTTAATTAAAGGTGAGACGGGTATGCCTGTGTCAGTAGCTGAAAAACCTTTAGATTGTGTAGTAATGGGTTCGGGAAAGGTGCTAGAAGAGATAGAAACATTAAAGAAAGTGCTTATTTCTCCTAAAAAACTAAGATAG
- the mreC gene encoding rod shape-determining protein MreC: MFILLVITLAILVVIGFSSMPNNKVNYVGDVFSTILSPFQRFIDFSGGKINDFFAHFDDINKLRKENESLKKENNDLKSQNRKLSELEDKNKELRKALNIKDQYSSMKMMGANIIAKDMGNWFNIFTIDRGTKDGTLNDFPVVTSDGLVGRVMGTDVLSSKVISIIDEGSSVSARLTKTSDLVVIKGDAKLKDQGLCIMEYIPADVDISVNDTVETSGMGGIYPKGIAIGKVKEVRQRTNELDRYAIIEPSVDFRRLEEVFVLNTKNTNSEGEDNR; encoded by the coding sequence GTGTTTATCTTATTAGTTATTACTTTAGCAATATTGGTTGTTATAGGTTTTTCTTCAATGCCAAATAACAAGGTTAATTATGTAGGGGATGTTTTTAGTACTATTTTATCTCCATTCCAGAGATTTATAGATTTTTCAGGCGGGAAGATTAATGATTTTTTTGCTCATTTTGATGATATTAATAAGTTGAGAAAAGAAAATGAGTCTTTAAAGAAAGAAAATAATGATTTGAAAAGTCAAAATAGGAAGCTGTCAGAGTTAGAAGATAAGAACAAAGAACTTAGAAAAGCTCTGAATATAAAAGATCAATATAGCAGTATGAAGATGATGGGAGCTAATATAATAGCAAAAGATATGGGTAACTGGTTTAATATTTTTACCATAGACAGGGGAACAAAGGATGGTACATTAAATGACTTTCCGGTTGTGACAAGTGATGGTCTTGTAGGAAGAGTTATGGGAACAGATGTTTTATCCTCGAAGGTTATATCCATAATAGATGAAGGCAGTTCCGTCAGTGCAAGGTTGACTAAGACCAGCGATTTAGTTGTTATAAAAGGTGATGCAAAGCTTAAAGACCAAGGTCTTTGCATAATGGAATATATTCCTGCTGATGTGGATATATCAGTGAACGACACTGTTGAAACTTCAGGTATGGGTGGAATTTATCCGAAAGGTATCGCTATAGGCAAAGTAAAGGAAGTAAGGCAAAGAACAAATGAGTTGGACAGGTATGCTATTATTGAGCCATCTGTCGACTTCAGAAGGCTTGAAGAAGTGTTTGTTTTAAATACCAAGAATACTAACAGTGAAGGCGAAGATAACAGATGA
- the mreD gene encoding rod shape-determining protein MreD, protein MRGKIIAYTILIFLTVLIQSTLGSSMSVYGVKPNIILVVIVIVGLLRNNIEGAIVGFFCGLLQDSVSGMVIGFYTLLGLYLGLVIGSINKKLYRENILIAVFFTFLSTIVYEYLVYFLNTFLRRPLGFIYPMQNVILPEAIYNSVISIFVFIIVVKLHRRFEEFDKSSRRY, encoded by the coding sequence ATGAGAGGAAAAATAATTGCCTATACTATCCTAATTTTTCTGACAGTTTTGATTCAATCTACTTTAGGTAGTTCTATGAGTGTTTATGGGGTTAAGCCTAATATAATTTTAGTTGTAATAGTTATTGTAGGGCTTTTAAGAAATAATATTGAGGGTGCAATAGTAGGTTTCTTTTGCGGACTGTTGCAGGATTCAGTTTCAGGCATGGTTATTGGATTTTATACATTATTGGGGCTTTACCTTGGGCTTGTTATTGGTTCTATAAATAAAAAGCTTTATAGGGAAAATATTCTTATTGCAGTTTTTTTTACTTTTCTGTCGACAATAGTTTATGAGTATCTAGTTTACTTTTTAAACACATTTTTAAGAAGACCACTTGGTTTCATCTATCCGATGCAGAATGTAATTCTACCTGAAGCAATTTATAACAGTGTAATTTCTATATTTGTATTTATAATAGTAGTTAAATTGCACAGGCGTTTTGAGGAATTTGACAAAAGTTCCAGAAGGTATTGA
- the mrdA gene encoding penicillin-binding protein 2, whose protein sequence is MEEKRSNERYVLLAIMFSLVFGVIVVQLVNLQIIHGKENDESSQQRLYQEREIVASRGIIADTYGVPIATNRVGYTVQVAKTGLKEAEVNVMILKLIDIFKKNGDSYESGLADYLTFNPIAYGNKIKKSDKALAKWKSEMVLKDKDIALLKTPLDVFKYFREKKFNIDKKYTDEEAYKIMCMRYDMLIKGYTASNPLCIAKDVDSKTVAQIEERSYEFPGVLIDMEPERKYVDASDFAHVLGYIGLMTDKEYEANKDSGYKFNDKIGKIGIEQAAEKYLRGINGKKKVEVDTSGRLTAELNSEPAIPGNDVYLTIDSKLQKVAMESLQRNIEEIKSEADFKKNFGDAFAGAVVAMDVNNGEILAMASYPTYDPSVFLAGADDTEAEKKKMEYNTDNKNTPLLNRAIGGKYTPGSIYKPITAVAALEEGVITPKTKLYDKGYTTIGGWKFYCLEYRNHQGPHYEIDLNEALMTSCNIYFHEIGYSTGIDKIDKWAKLFGLGELTGLEIGGEKKGTRANKETKKATWNDDWRPADTAQAAIGQFNNEFTPIQLANYVSTLANGGKKYKPHLIKRVKKYDGSIVMETKPEYETVPVKKETLEAIKEGMVLVSNSVEGTASSTFQGFPFTVASKTGTPETGNESKGSSSNGLFIAYAPAENPQIAVAVVVEHGVWGTNTAPIARDVLEEYFGLNSDAHSDDQIAVERVGFTH, encoded by the coding sequence ATGGAAGAAAAAAGATCAAATGAAAGATATGTTTTACTTGCGATTATGTTTTCGCTTGTTTTTGGGGTAATTGTGGTTCAGTTGGTAAACCTTCAAATAATTCATGGAAAAGAGAATGACGAAAGTTCCCAGCAAAGGCTTTATCAAGAAAGGGAGATTGTTGCATCAAGGGGTATAATAGCAGATACCTATGGGGTACCTATTGCTACAAATAGAGTTGGGTATACAGTTCAGGTGGCAAAAACTGGCCTTAAAGAAGCTGAAGTTAATGTGATGATCCTTAAATTAATTGATATTTTTAAAAAAAATGGCGATTCATACGAATCAGGACTTGCAGATTATCTGACTTTTAACCCTATAGCATATGGGAATAAAATTAAAAAATCGGATAAAGCCCTGGCAAAGTGGAAGAGTGAGATGGTTTTAAAGGATAAGGATATAGCGTTGTTGAAAACACCTTTGGATGTTTTTAAGTATTTCAGGGAGAAAAAGTTTAATATTGATAAGAAGTATACTGACGAAGAAGCTTATAAAATAATGTGCATGCGTTATGACATGCTTATCAAGGGGTATACAGCATCTAATCCACTTTGTATTGCAAAGGACGTGGACTCCAAGACAGTGGCTCAGATTGAAGAACGAAGTTATGAGTTCCCAGGTGTTCTTATTGATATGGAGCCCGAAAGAAAGTATGTTGATGCATCTGATTTTGCACACGTATTAGGTTATATAGGTTTGATGACTGACAAAGAATACGAAGCCAATAAAGATTCTGGATATAAGTTTAATGACAAAATTGGTAAGATAGGTATTGAGCAAGCTGCCGAAAAATATTTAAGAGGAATAAATGGAAAGAAAAAGGTTGAAGTGGACACCAGCGGCAGGCTGACTGCTGAATTAAACAGTGAACCGGCAATACCGGGAAATGATGTTTATCTTACTATTGATTCAAAGCTTCAAAAGGTTGCAATGGAATCTTTACAGCGTAATATTGAGGAGATTAAGTCGGAAGCCGATTTTAAAAAGAATTTTGGGGACGCTTTTGCAGGGGCAGTTGTTGCAATGGATGTCAATAATGGTGAAATCCTTGCGATGGCAAGTTATCCGACATACGATCCTAGTGTTTTTTTGGCAGGGGCTGATGATACTGAGGCTGAGAAGAAAAAAATGGAGTATAATACTGATAATAAAAACACACCTTTGCTCAATAGGGCTATTGGGGGGAAATACACCCCTGGGTCAATTTACAAGCCTATTACCGCAGTAGCTGCACTTGAAGAAGGAGTAATAACTCCAAAGACAAAGCTTTATGATAAGGGATATACGACAATTGGTGGTTGGAAGTTTTACTGCTTGGAATATAGAAATCATCAAGGTCCCCATTATGAAATAGATCTCAATGAGGCATTGATGACTTCATGCAATATATACTTCCACGAAATTGGCTACAGTACAGGGATTGATAAAATAGATAAGTGGGCAAAGTTATTTGGACTTGGAGAACTCACAGGTCTTGAAATAGGTGGAGAGAAGAAAGGTACAAGAGCTAACAAGGAAACAAAAAAGGCGACCTGGAATGATGATTGGAGGCCGGCAGACACAGCGCAGGCAGCAATAGGACAATTTAACAATGAGTTTACTCCTATTCAATTAGCAAACTATGTTAGTACTCTTGCAAACGGAGGGAAAAAATATAAGCCTCATTTGATAAAACGTGTAAAAAAATATGATGGTTCCATTGTGATGGAAACTAAGCCGGAATATGAAACTGTTCCTGTTAAAAAGGAAACTCTGGAGGCTATTAAAGAGGGTATGGTTTTGGTTTCAAACTCAGTTGAAGGAACTGCATCTTCCACTTTTCAGGGTTTTCCGTTCACTGTTGCATCTAAAACTGGTACACCTGAAACAGGAAATGAATCTAAAGGAAGTTCATCAAATGGTCTTTTTATTGCCTACGCCCCAGCAGAAAATCCTCAAATTGCAGTAGCTGTAGTTGTGGAACATGGTGTATGGGGGACAAACACTGCACCGATTGCGCGTGATGTACTGGAAGAATACTTTGGATTAAACAGTGATGCGCATAGTGATGATCAAATTGCAGTGGAAAGAGTTGGATTTACACACTAA
- the minC gene encoding septum site-determining protein MinC, with the protein MKEGSVVFKGSLNCLTIIFKEDVEFNEILRQIEEKVLSAGKFFKGATLLIKYRGKKLSFAEEEKVFQLLQNKSGAKITGIEMDTEEPPKVEVEPHPQPHAKIRMSNFFFKGLEEGITKFYRGTVRSGQLVNFDGNLVVVGDVNPGGEIIATGNVVIMGSLRGIVHAGANGNKEAIVVALNLQPTQLRIADVITRAPDEKDTGGQFTPELAYIKDDIVYIERYLPSR; encoded by the coding sequence ATGAAGGAAGGCAGTGTAGTTTTTAAGGGGTCTTTAAACTGTCTCACTATTATTTTTAAGGAAGATGTTGAATTTAATGAGATACTAAGGCAGATAGAGGAAAAGGTATTATCTGCGGGGAAATTTTTTAAAGGTGCTACGCTTTTGATTAAGTATCGGGGCAAAAAGTTGTCATTTGCAGAAGAGGAGAAAGTATTTCAACTTCTCCAAAATAAGAGCGGGGCAAAGATAACAGGTATTGAAATGGATACGGAAGAACCGCCGAAAGTTGAAGTTGAGCCACACCCTCAACCTCACGCAAAGATCAGGATGAGTAATTTTTTCTTTAAAGGGTTGGAAGAAGGAATAACCAAATTTTACAGGGGGACTGTCAGATCGGGTCAATTGGTCAATTTTGACGGTAATCTGGTTGTTGTAGGTGATGTAAATCCCGGAGGCGAAATAATTGCAACGGGAAATGTTGTGATTATGGGATCATTAAGAGGTATTGTACATGCAGGTGCCAATGGAAATAAGGAAGCAATTGTAGTAGCTCTAAATCTTCAACCTACGCAGTTAAGGATTGCTGATGTAATAACACGTGCTCCGGATGAAAAAGATACTGGAGGTCAGTTTACACCTGAACTTGCGTATATCAAGGACGATATTGTATATATTGAGAGATATTTACCCTCTCGGTAA
- the minD gene encoding septum site-determining protein MinD codes for MGEVIVVTSGKGGVGKTTTTANIGTGLALQGKKVVLIDTDIGLRNLDVVMGLENRIVYDLVDVVEGTCRIKQALIKDKRYEGLHLLPAAQTRDKSAVTPEQMVKLTDDLKQEFDFILVDCPAGIEQGFKNAIAGASRAIVVTTPEVSAVRDADRIIGLLEANELKNPKLLINRVRPDMVKRGDMMTIDDIIDILAIDLIGVVPDDEKIIVSTNRGEPAVTDTKSLAGEAYRSITRRILGENIPILNLESDEGFMFKIKKLFGLKAN; via the coding sequence ATGGGAGAGGTTATTGTAGTAACTTCAGGCAAAGGCGGTGTAGGAAAAACTACAACGACAGCTAATATTGGTACCGGATTAGCGCTTCAGGGTAAGAAGGTTGTTTTGATTGATACAGATATAGGGCTTAGAAATTTGGATGTTGTAATGGGGTTGGAAAACAGAATTGTATATGATCTTGTTGATGTAGTTGAAGGTACTTGCAGAATTAAGCAAGCTTTAATAAAGGACAAGCGATATGAAGGACTTCATTTGCTTCCAGCAGCGCAGACAAGAGATAAGTCTGCTGTGACTCCAGAGCAGATGGTAAAACTGACAGATGACTTAAAGCAGGAATTTGACTTTATACTAGTAGACTGTCCAGCTGGTATCGAACAGGGTTTCAAAAATGCGATTGCCGGAGCTAGCAGGGCGATAGTTGTTACTACGCCTGAGGTTTCAGCAGTAAGGGATGCTGACAGAATAATAGGATTACTCGAAGCTAATGAACTGAAAAACCCTAAGTTGCTTATAAACAGGGTAAGGCCTGATATGGTAAAACGCGGGGATATGATGACAATTGACGATATAATTGACATACTTGCTATTGACTTAATTGGAGTTGTTCCGGATGATGAAAAGATCATTGTTTCTACTAATAGGGGTGAACCAGCGGTAACAGATACTAAATCTCTTGCAGGAGAAGCATATAGAAGTATAACCAGAAGAATACTAGGTGAAAATATTCCTATACTTAACCTTGAATCGGACGAAGGCTTCATGTTTAAAATTAAAAAGTTGTTTGGTTTGAAAGCGAATTAA
- the minE gene encoding cell division topological specificity factor MinE produces the protein MLLDLSKIFGKSKNSKDFAKERLKLVLIHDRANVSPQFLEMVKGEIIKVISNYMDIDEDTLDIQMTRTKSEEGDRIVPALVANIPIRNVKNSGK, from the coding sequence ATGTTGCTAGATTTATCGAAGATATTTGGCAAGTCTAAAAATTCTAAAGACTTTGCGAAGGAACGACTGAAGCTAGTACTAATCCATGACAGAGCAAATGTCTCTCCTCAGTTTTTGGAGATGGTTAAAGGAGAAATCATCAAGGTAATATCCAACTATATGGATATAGATGAAGATACACTTGACATACAGATGACCAGAACAAAAAGTGAAGAGGGCGACCGTATAGTACCTGCTTTGGTTGCAAATATACCTATTAGGAATGTAAAAAACAGCGGGAAGTAA
- the mgsA gene encoding methylglyoxal synthase, with translation MNIALIAHDKKKELMASFCIAYRSILKNHTLFATGTTGAIIIEATGLNVQKLSPGLMGEQQISARAAYNELDLVIFFRDPVTAQSHEPDISSLLRSCDINNIPFATNIGTAEMLIRGLDRGDLDWREIIGKQ, from the coding sequence ATGAATATTGCATTAATAGCACATGACAAAAAGAAGGAATTAATGGCATCGTTTTGTATAGCTTACAGGAGCATATTAAAAAATCACACTTTATTTGCTACTGGTACAACAGGGGCTATTATTATTGAGGCAACTGGATTAAACGTGCAAAAGCTTTCGCCAGGTTTGATGGGTGAGCAGCAGATTAGTGCCAGGGCCGCATATAATGAGCTTGACCTTGTGATTTTTTTCAGGGACCCTGTTACAGCTCAGTCTCATGAGCCTGATATAAGTTCTCTCTTGAGATCATGCGATATTAATAATATTCCATTTGCAACAAATATCGGCACTGCAGAGATGCTGATCAGGGGTCTTGATAGAGGAGATCTTGATTGGAGAGAGATTATCGGAAAACAATAA